In a single window of the Cyanobium sp. AMD-g genome:
- a CDS encoding XRE family transcriptional regulator gives MDEQHVGSDFDDFLRNERLLDDAEAAAAKRVVAFQIAQEMKRAQLTKTELAQRMKTSRPVVDRLLDPSNRSVTLSTLGKAASAVGKTLKVELT, from the coding sequence ATGGACGAGCAACATGTCGGCAGCGACTTTGACGACTTCCTCCGCAACGAACGTCTCCTGGATGATGCTGAAGCTGCGGCTGCAAAGCGTGTGGTCGCCTTTCAGATCGCTCAGGAGATGAAGCGGGCGCAGCTAACGAAGACTGAGTTGGCGCAACGTATGAAGACGAGCAGGCCGGTAGTAGATCGTCTCCTTGATCCATCAAATCGATCGGTCACTCTCTCGACGCTCGGTAAGGCAGCATCAGCAGTAGGCAAGACTCTCAAAGTCGAACTGACGTAA